From a single Gimesia fumaroli genomic region:
- a CDS encoding thioredoxin domain-containing protein has protein sequence MSHSEKMIDQKDLPPPKGMSQSLALPAMVILWLGAVFLGMSVIWEYQVTPGEVPDAPISWPIDSRMTCNHRRPTLVMFAHPRCPCTRASIGELALIMAHGPERIDARVLFFKPAHFLEGWEKTDLWETAKHIPGVSVSSDIDGSEAQLFGATTSGYVLLYDANGQLLFHGGITGSRGHSGDNAGRTAIETILIGGNTDKQTTFTFGCPLLGRNDVCQQENQ, from the coding sequence ATGTCACACTCTGAGAAGATGATTGACCAAAAAGATTTGCCTCCCCCAAAAGGGATGAGCCAAAGTCTGGCTCTACCTGCTATGGTTATTCTCTGGCTGGGGGCAGTATTTCTTGGCATGTCTGTAATCTGGGAGTATCAAGTGACGCCGGGGGAAGTTCCCGATGCACCAATCAGCTGGCCAATAGACAGTCGTATGACCTGTAATCATAGACGGCCGACTCTGGTTATGTTTGCGCACCCTCGTTGTCCTTGCACGCGTGCCAGCATTGGCGAACTGGCCTTGATCATGGCGCATGGTCCAGAACGGATTGATGCCCGCGTATTATTCTTTAAACCTGCCCATTTTCTTGAAGGTTGGGAAAAGACAGATCTCTGGGAAACAGCGAAGCACATCCCCGGGGTCTCTGTTTCCAGTGATATCGATGGTTCCGAGGCTCAATTATTTGGTGCCACGACTTCCGGTTATGTCTTACTTTATGATGCAAATGGACAATTATTATTTCACGGTGGTATCACGGGTTCACGGGGCCATTCAGGTGACAACGCGGGAAGAACAGCAATCGAAACAATCTTAATCGGTGGCAATACCGACAAACAAACAACATTCACCTTTGGATGCCCTTTGCTTGGACGAAACGATGTTTGTCAGCAGGAGAATCAATAA
- a CDS encoding transglutaminase domain-containing protein has protein sequence MWLHASCLLEFNIPVATPFLLMLRPRSGYQQWVGREQYVLSPSVSAVEFTDPFGNLCQRLVAPAGPFSIQTSVDIEAADASDSAPGAHFVPVEQLPDETLPFLLPSRYCESDRFTQMTSSIVEGRAPGYDQCSAIVEYIRNTIQYAPGEGQEIISACEVNEKSLAVCRDMAHLGIACCRAISIPARMVVGYLETLEPMDLHAWFEAYVGGRWYTFDPTQDNLQGGRVAIAYGRDAADVAIYSQFGDPVDLLRMEVSVERMSAPSY, from the coding sequence ATGTGGCTACATGCATCTTGCCTCCTTGAATTCAACATTCCGGTTGCCACCCCCTTTTTGCTCATGCTTCGTCCCCGCAGTGGATATCAGCAGTGGGTTGGCAGGGAACAGTATGTATTGTCACCCAGTGTGTCAGCGGTCGAGTTCACCGATCCGTTTGGTAATCTATGTCAGCGGTTGGTGGCGCCTGCTGGTCCGTTCTCCATACAAACGTCAGTTGATATAGAAGCCGCTGATGCTTCTGATTCGGCTCCAGGGGCTCATTTTGTCCCAGTGGAGCAATTGCCTGATGAGACACTACCATTTTTGTTGCCAAGTCGTTATTGCGAATCTGATCGCTTCACTCAGATGACTTCGTCGATCGTCGAAGGACGGGCACCCGGGTACGACCAGTGTTCTGCAATCGTTGAGTATATTCGCAACACGATTCAGTATGCACCCGGAGAGGGGCAGGAGATTATCAGCGCCTGCGAAGTCAATGAAAAATCGCTGGCGGTCTGCCGGGATATGGCGCATTTAGGTATCGCCTGTTGTCGGGCGATTTCGATCCCCGCGCGAATGGTCGTGGGGTATCTGGAAACGCTTGAACCGATGGACCTGCACGCCTGGTTTGAAGCCTATGTCGGAGGACGATGGTACACATTCGACCCAACACAAGACAACCTGCAAGGGGGACGAGTCGCTATTGCGTACGGTCGAGATGCCGCTGACGTTGCCATCTACTCACAATTCGGAGACCCTGTCGATTTACTACGAATGGAGGTCAGTGTCGAACGGATGTCTGCCCCCTCTTACTAA
- a CDS encoding integrase core domain-containing protein, giving the protein MKQIARNLSDEEDGFLVGKQKLIMDRDSTFCESFRSILSQSDIQPIVLPPRPPNLNAFIERFFRSLKSECLDRMIFFGENSLRNAIKKYLVHYHAERNHQGLDHRIIQPGEEVGQNAGEVECRERLGGLLNYYYRKTA; this is encoded by the coding sequence ATGAAACAGATTGCCAGAAACTTGTCAGATGAGGAAGATGGTTTTCTGGTTGGAAAACAGAAGCTAATCATGGATCGTGATTCAACTTTTTGTGAGTCGTTTCGGTCGATCTTAAGCCAGTCAGATATTCAGCCGATAGTTTTGCCTCCCAGACCACCCAATCTGAATGCTTTTATTGAGCGATTCTTTCGCTCACTCAAATCAGAGTGCCTCGACAGAATGATTTTCTTTGGTGAGAATTCATTAAGGAATGCCATCAAAAAATACTTGGTTCATTATCACGCAGAACGCAATCACCAGGGACTCGATCACCGTATCATTCAACCGGGAGAGGAAGTTGGCCAAAATGCTGGTGAGGTTGAGTGTCGCGAGCGGCTTGGTGGGCTGCTGAATTATTACTATCGCAAGACAGCGTAG
- a CDS encoding ABC transporter permease → MSRLVALIIKEFLTLLKDPKSRFVIIGPPIIQLVVFGYAATFDLTNVPLAIYDESNSELSRELIARFDGSPNFQRVATITHDDQISPLIDTKKVIVVLHIGRQFSRDLYQSRTTDVQVIVDGRDSNTAMIANGYADTIIQNFNVQWARRNGFPGPPARLQVRAWFNPNLVSRWFIIPGIVGLLTLVVTMIVTSLSVAREREQSTFDQLLVTPYRPWEILIGKAVPGFIIGMGEATFIIFVAVFWFQVPLLGSVITLYTGIALFLLSAIGVGLMISSLSTTQQQGLLGAFMFLVPAIILSGFATPIANMPSIVQKLTYLNPMRYFMIILRSVFLEGTPFELLIDQFWPMAVIGIVTLGTAAWLFRRRMY, encoded by the coding sequence GTGTCACGCCTCGTGGCCTTAATCATTAAAGAGTTTCTCACCCTGCTTAAGGATCCCAAAAGCCGGTTCGTGATCATCGGTCCGCCCATAATCCAGCTCGTTGTATTTGGCTATGCAGCTACGTTTGATCTAACGAATGTTCCCTTAGCAATCTATGATGAGAGTAACAGTGAATTGTCACGAGAACTCATCGCGAGATTTGATGGTTCCCCCAACTTTCAACGGGTTGCCACAATCACACACGATGACCAAATCTCACCACTAATCGACACAAAAAAAGTGATCGTAGTCCTGCATATTGGACGACAATTTAGTCGTGACCTGTACCAAAGCCGAACAACCGACGTGCAAGTAATTGTCGATGGACGTGACTCCAATACAGCAATGATTGCCAATGGCTATGCGGATACGATCATTCAAAACTTTAATGTTCAATGGGCGCGTCGCAATGGATTCCCCGGACCGCCCGCCCGCCTTCAGGTGCGAGCCTGGTTCAACCCCAATCTCGTCAGTCGATGGTTCATTATACCAGGCATTGTCGGTTTGCTGACCCTTGTAGTGACAATGATTGTTACATCCCTCTCCGTGGCTCGAGAACGTGAACAGAGCACATTCGATCAATTGCTGGTCACACCGTATCGGCCATGGGAAATTCTAATCGGAAAAGCCGTACCCGGATTTATTATTGGCATGGGCGAGGCTACGTTCATTATTTTCGTTGCCGTTTTTTGGTTTCAAGTCCCTCTTCTGGGAAGCGTAATCACTCTCTATACCGGCATTGCACTGTTTCTTCTGTCGGCCATTGGTGTGGGATTGATGATTTCGTCTCTGTCCACGACTCAACAGCAAGGTTTACTAGGTGCATTCATGTTTCTGGTTCCTGCCATTATTCTCTCCGGGTTTGCCACACCTATAGCCAACATGCCGTCTATTGTGCAGAAACTTACTTATTTAAATCCGATGCGATACTTTATGATCATTCTACGATCCGTATTTCTAGAAGGTACTCCGTTCGAACTGCTGATTGACCAATTCTGGCCAATGGCGGTAATCGGGATCGTGACTCTTGGCACGGCCGCTTGGCTGTTTCGGCGACGGATGTACTAA